The Tepidibacter aestuarii genome contains a region encoding:
- the ahbB gene encoding siroheme decarboxylase subunit beta, producing the protein MIDKIDRDIIVHLSKDIELTKTLYKDMAKVFDISEDELINRLKKLNERGYLKRISPIIVHQKSGYDSNAMVVWKIEKDKIEYFIEMIKNIKSISHVYERQVCLRWEYNLYTMIHGINKDEVDRIINYLSNNMQNYSFKVLYTLKELKKTSPNLEGLIKVI; encoded by the coding sequence TTGATAGATAAAATAGACAGAGACATTATAGTTCATCTATCTAAAGATATAGAGCTGACTAAAACCCTATATAAAGATATGGCAAAAGTATTTGATATATCTGAGGATGAGTTGATAAATAGATTAAAAAAATTAAATGAAAGAGGCTACTTAAAGCGTATATCACCTATAATTGTCCATCAAAAAAGTGGTTATGATAGTAATGCTATGGTTGTTTGGAAGATAGAAAAAGATAAAATAGAATATTTTATAGAGATGATTAAGAACATAAAGAGTATAAGTCATGTATATGAAAGGCAAGTATGTTTACGTTGGGAATATAATTTATATACTATGATTCATGGAATAAATAAAGATGAAGTAGATAGAATAATAAACTATTTATCAAATAATATGCAAAATTATTCATTTAAAGTATTGTACACATTGAAAGAATTAAAAAAAACTAGTCCGAATTTAGAAGGGTTAATTAAAGTAATCTAA
- a CDS encoding FecCD family ABC transporter permease: MIKENNIMNSLEVKRKKSFLIGGVLLFLSLLLLIMSVNIGRADIKIMEVVRIIAAKITSNTSILEGISKSKVAIVWDIRLPRILVALLVGGGLAVSGAIFQSLLMNPLADPYTIGVSTGAAFGAVLCIYMNIFIVKTPMPITPFAFLGAILTLLIVMKIANIDGYMSSSNLVIAGIIVSSILSAGISFLKSTSGEQVFAIIYWLMGSLNSRTWSQVIISFPIILICTLVCIYFADDLNILAFGEKEARSLGVNTKRTRNIFLISASLITAVCVSVSGIIGFIGLVVPHIVRFSLTSDNRYLIPISSLLGSILLLMADNISRSLFNIDIPVGVITTLFGGPFFIYIFVSRNKSIQ; encoded by the coding sequence ATGATAAAAGAAAACAACATAATGAACAGTTTAGAAGTTAAAAGAAAAAAATCATTTTTAATCGGAGGAGTATTATTATTTTTATCTTTATTACTTCTTATAATGTCTGTAAACATAGGACGAGCAGATATTAAGATAATGGAGGTTGTAAGAATTATTGCAGCAAAGATAACATCAAATACAAGTATATTAGAAGGCATAAGTAAGTCTAAGGTCGCTATTGTATGGGATATAAGGTTACCTAGAATTTTAGTAGCTCTCTTAGTAGGTGGAGGACTTGCTGTGTCTGGTGCAATATTTCAATCTCTTCTTATGAATCCTCTTGCAGATCCATATACTATAGGGGTTTCAACAGGTGCAGCTTTTGGAGCGGTACTTTGTATATATATGAATATATTTATAGTAAAAACTCCTATGCCTATAACACCATTTGCGTTTTTAGGGGCAATACTGACGTTGCTAATAGTTATGAAAATAGCAAATATAGATGGCTATATGAGTTCATCTAATCTAGTTATAGCGGGAATAATAGTAAGTTCTATACTATCAGCGGGAATAAGCTTTTTAAAAAGCACATCAGGAGAACAAGTTTTTGCCATTATATACTGGCTTATGGGAAGCCTTAACTCAAGAACATGGTCTCAAGTTATTATAAGTTTTCCTATTATTCTTATATGTACATTAGTATGTATATATTTTGCTGATGATTTGAATATATTAGCTTTTGGAGAAAAGGAAGCAAGATCTCTGGGGGTTAATACTAAAAGAACAAGAAATATATTTTTAATATCTGCATCGTTGATAACTGCTGTTTGTGTATCGGTTAGTGGAATAATAGGATTTATAGGGCTTGTAGTTCCTCATATAGTTAGATTTTCATTGACATCTGACAATAGATATCTTATACCAATATCATCTTTATTAGGATCTATATTGCTTTTAATGGCAGATAATATATCAAGATCATTATTTAATATAGATATTCCTGTAGGAGTTATAACTACTTTATTTGGGGGTCCATTCTTTATATATATATTTGTAAGTAGAAACAAGAGTATACAATAA
- a CDS encoding radical SAM/SPASM domain-containing protein, giving the protein MIISWNMTKNCNLYCKHCYRDAGPNLASNDELSTEEGKELIRGIHKAGFKILIFSGGEPLLRDDLYELTEYASSLGLISGIGTNGTLIDDEVARKLKESKVRAVAISLDSLDVKKHDRFRQVEGSFNKTIEGIKSCIEAGLKVQINTTVTKSNYEEITEITDYISSLGGHSHHPFFLVEVGRGKEIGEYGLNKKEYKDIINKILDKQKDTHIELKPTCAPQFMVEAKNKGMNMRFSRGCIAGIKYCCILPNGDVHICPYLPIKVGSIREHSFDHIWENAEIFNKLRNYKEYNGNCGKCENINICGGCRARAFSSSGNYMNEDVFCLKEKING; this is encoded by the coding sequence ATGATTATATCGTGGAATATGACTAAAAATTGTAATTTATATTGTAAGCATTGCTACAGAGATGCAGGACCTAATCTTGCTTCAAATGATGAATTATCAACAGAGGAAGGAAAAGAACTTATAAGAGGAATACATAAAGCTGGATTTAAGATATTGATATTTAGTGGAGGAGAACCCCTTCTAAGAGATGATTTATATGAGCTTACAGAATACGCAAGTTCACTTGGACTTATAAGTGGTATAGGAACTAATGGAACACTAATAGATGATGAAGTTGCTAGAAAACTAAAAGAATCTAAGGTTAGAGCGGTAGCTATAAGTCTTGACAGCTTAGATGTAAAAAAACATGATAGATTTAGACAAGTTGAGGGGAGTTTTAATAAGACTATAGAAGGAATAAAATCATGCATAGAAGCAGGACTTAAAGTTCAAATAAACACTACCGTAACAAAATCGAATTATGAAGAGATAACTGAAATCACAGACTATATATCTTCTCTTGGAGGGCATTCTCACCATCCATTCTTTCTTGTAGAAGTAGGTAGAGGTAAGGAAATAGGAGAGTATGGTCTTAACAAAAAAGAGTATAAAGATATTATAAATAAGATACTAGACAAGCAAAAGGATACTCATATAGAACTTAAGCCAACTTGTGCACCTCAGTTTATGGTAGAAGCAAAAAATAAGGGGATGAATATGAGATTTTCTAGAGGATGTATAGCGGGAATTAAGTACTGCTGTATACTTCCTAATGGAGATGTTCATATATGTCCATATTTACCAATTAAAGTAGGAAGTATTAGAGAGCATTCTTTTGATCATATATGGGAAAATGCAGAGATATTCAATAAACTTAGAAATTACAAGGAGTATAATGGAAATTGCGGTAAGTGTGAGAATATAAATATATGTGGTGGATGTAGAGCTAGAGCATTCAGTTCGAGTGGGAATTATATGAATGAGGATGTGTTCTGTTTAAAGGAGAAAATAAATGGATAG
- a CDS encoding radical SAM/SPASM domain-containing protein: MIDLSKLLSKDDIQRGSIRYSKDCSKAKAGVRKGMGPVVVWNITNVCNFKCKHCYSSATATKDQEELTFEQIKKVVDDLATINVPVILLSGGEPLMRENIFEIIEYIKSKGINVSLSTNGSLITKDVARKLKNLGIGYVGISLDGTSKTNDIFRGVSGSYDSIIKAIKNCKEVDQKVGLRFTIQKKNYKEVTDILKLVDEIDIPRICFYHLVPSGRGQNIINDMLTHDQTREVLDNLYDYVKKNIVNGIDKEILTVANFADGIYIYLKEKDEYQKSRILDLLSRNGGNRSGIAISNIDYKGNVYIDQFSKNHLLGNIKQDSFSSIWNENKEGLLNEIRNKKDKVKGRCKECKWLNICNGNLRARAYGYYNDIWAEDPSCYLTDDEIRSEVDDYIVEYD; the protein is encoded by the coding sequence ATGATAGATTTAAGCAAGTTATTAAGTAAAGATGATATACAAAGAGGTAGTATAAGATACTCAAAGGACTGTTCGAAAGCTAAAGCTGGTGTTAGAAAAGGTATGGGTCCAGTTGTAGTATGGAATATAACAAATGTATGCAATTTCAAGTGTAAGCACTGTTATTCAAGTGCAACAGCCACGAAAGATCAAGAAGAACTTACATTTGAGCAGATAAAGAAAGTAGTAGATGATTTAGCCACAATTAATGTTCCTGTAATCTTATTATCTGGTGGAGAGCCTTTGATGAGAGAAAATATATTTGAAATAATAGAGTATATAAAATCTAAGGGTATAAATGTGAGTCTTTCAACTAATGGAAGTCTTATAACAAAAGATGTAGCTAGGAAATTAAAGAATCTAGGCATAGGATATGTTGGTATTAGTTTAGATGGAACTTCAAAAACTAATGATATATTTAGAGGTGTAAGTGGATCATATGATTCTATAATAAAGGCTATAAAAAACTGTAAAGAAGTAGACCAAAAGGTAGGGCTTAGATTTACAATACAAAAGAAAAATTATAAAGAAGTAACAGATATACTTAAATTAGTAGATGAAATAGATATACCTAGAATATGCTTTTATCATTTAGTCCCAAGTGGTAGAGGACAAAATATAATAAATGATATGTTAACACATGATCAAACTAGAGAAGTATTAGATAATCTATATGATTATGTTAAAAAGAATATAGTAAATGGTATAGATAAAGAGATTCTTACAGTCGCAAACTTTGCAGATGGGATATACATTTATTTAAAGGAAAAAGATGAATACCAAAAAAGTAGGATACTTGATTTATTAAGCAGAAATGGAGGAAATAGATCGGGGATTGCTATATCGAATATAGATTATAAAGGGAATGTATATATAGATCAATTCTCTAAGAATCACTTACTTGGAAATATAAAGCAAGATTCATTCTCGAGTATATGGAATGAAAATAAAGAAGGACTGTTAAACGAAATAAGAAATAAAAAAGATAAGGTAAAAGGAAGATGCAAGGAATGTAAATGGCTTAATATATGTAATGGAAATCTAAGAGCTAGAGCATATGGATATTATAATGATATATGGGCTGAGGATCCGAGTTGCTATCTTACAGATGATGAGATTAGGAGTGAAGTAGATGATTATATCGTGGAATATGACTAA
- the ahbA gene encoding siroheme decarboxylase subunit alpha: MDSIDKLILNEVQNGIPLEKNPFRNIADKLNIKEDEIVKRINELKEKGYIRRFGGIFDSQSLGIKSTLVAVKAKDIENTSKIINEYSGVTHNYQRDDDYNIWFTLMASSKEELENILKEIKNRIRCEDIISLSCVNRHKVKVYLDFDNKG, translated from the coding sequence ATGGATAGTATAGACAAGTTGATATTAAATGAAGTTCAAAATGGAATACCTCTTGAAAAGAATCCTTTTAGAAATATAGCTGATAAACTAAATATAAAAGAAGATGAAATAGTTAAAAGAATAAATGAATTAAAAGAAAAAGGTTATATAAGAAGGTTTGGGGGTATATTTGATAGTCAGAGTTTAGGAATAAAAAGCACGCTTGTAGCTGTAAAGGCAAAAGATATAGAAAACACATCAAAAATAATAAACGAATATAGTGGAGTAACTCATAATTATCAAAGAGATGATGATTATAATATATGGTTCACTTTAATGGCTTCATCAAAAGAAGAACTTGAAAATATACTCAAGGAAATAAAAAACAGAATACGATGTGAAGATATTATAAGCCTTAGTTGCGTAAATAGGCACAAGGTTAAGGTATATCTTGATTTTGATAATAAAGGGTGA